TGATCCTTTTTCGTTAAAGGTAGAGAATTTATGAATCCATTTGTAAATAGTTACATCAGAAATACTATGTAATTTTTTCAATTGTAAAACACTAAACCTTCCAGATTCAAAATCTTTTACAATTTCTCGCTTAAATTCTTCTGAATAAATTCTACTTTTCTTTAATTGTTTTAAATTTGCTTTCATTAGTTTGCACTTTGGTTAAAGTGGTCAACCTATATCAGGGACATACAGTTTTATTTTCACTAACCACTAACCACTAACCACTAACCACTAACCACTAACCACTAACCACTAACCACTAACCACTAACCAACAACATTCTTCCTATAAGTTCTTCTTCTTTTATGCGTAATAGGATTAAAATTTTCCCATAGTTTTTTTATGGCTTCATTATCTTCTAGTTCAGGAGTTCTAATACAGTTTTCGATGCCTAAAGGTGTAAATGTCTTTGTATACTGATCAAAAATAATAGCGTGAACACCTTTGTTTTGATAATCAGGATGTACACCAATTAAATAAAATGTTACATCTTTTGCGTGTTTTCTTGCTTTTAATAAATGAAAAATTCCAAAAGGAAATAACTTCCCTTTCGATTTTTGTAAAGCTTCTGAAAAAGAAGGCATTACAATTGCAAAAGCAACGAGTTTATTGTTTTCATCAACAACAAATTTTATATATTCAGGATTGATAAAACTGATGTATTTCTTTTTAAAAAATGCTATTTGAGCATCAGAAATTGGCACAAAACTAGATAGTTTTGCATACGATGCACTAAAAACGTCAAACATTTCATCAACATAAGGCATAATGTCTTTTGTCTTGGTAAAATCTAATGCTTTTAGTTTAAAACGTCTTTTTATGATGTTGCTAATTCTATCGAAATAAACAGCATCAACATCTTTAAATTTAAATTTATTTTCTAAATATTCTTTCTCTTTAACAAACCCTAATTGCTCAAAATGATCTTTATAATAAGGATGATTGTACCAAGTAATCATGGTGCCTATATGATCAAAACCATCTACTAAAACACCAGTTTTATCTAGATTATTAAAACCAATTGGACCTTCTATATATTCTAAATTATTTTTTTTGGCGATTTCGTTTACTTTGTCTAATAACACTTTAGAAACCTCAAGATCATCAATTACATCAAACCAACCAAAACGCATTTTTTTTACTTTTTGCTGGTTTACTTCGTGCCAATTTATAATGGCAATAACTCTACCAACAATTGTATTGTTTTTATACGCTAAAAAGAATTGAGCCTCTGCATTTTCGAAAACAGGATTTTTTTTAGGATCAAAATTGGCAATTTCATCCTTAATAATAGGAGGAACCCAATATTTGTGATTTTTATATAAAGAGAAAGGAAATAACACAAATTGTTTTATTTCGCTTTTAGTTTTGGCTTCTTTTAAAGTGATCATAAATTTTTTAACAATACTTATTTAGTTCCTTTTTCGTTTCTTTCTGGTTGAATTTTTTCCTTCTTTTTTCTTGAATACACTAAAAAGTCGACTAAAGAAACTACCTTGTTTTTTATTGTATTCAGAAACTGGACTATTTATTTCTCTACCATTTTCATCTATTTCTTTATAGGAATCTTTGTGTTTGTCAATTCTGTAAGAAACTCCAAAACCTCCATAAAAACCTTGCGTATTTCCTTCCATAAGAAGTCTTCCAGAAGCATTTATTTGAAGATTTTTGCTGTATAAATACGCTAAACCAGCACCAATATTTATGTTATTTTGATTTTCTAAAAAAACGGTTTGGTTTTCCACAAAGCCAGACCAATAATCGTTAAAATTAAAGGTTCCTGTAATGATGTATGAAATTTCAGAAAAATCAGTTCCTATTTTATCATAAAAAACATTGGTAACAATATTAAAATCAGAACTTAAATTATTTTGTAATAAAAGGCCAAATTTAGGAGACATGCTACCTGTTTTGTAAATGTCATTTACCATATCTGTATTTAAACCAGCGTAAATTGCCACAGAAGGTATTAATCTTTTATAATCAAAAGCCATTTTTCTTTTCCAACTTCTAATTTCTTTGCTTTTATCATCATATTCTTGTTGATACACTAAATATTTGGCACCCACTGTAAATCGTCCAAATCCATTTACAGCATAATCTGAAGTAAAAATATTCTTAAAAGCAATTTTATCTTTTTGATAACTAGTTTGTAGGTTTAATTCTAACCTTTCTAAGAAAAAACTAGTTCTAAAAAGCATATCAAAACCTAAAGATTGAGGTCTAGAAAAAGTGGGTTTTACAGTCATATTTCTAAAGAACAAACTGCTTTCAAATTGATAAACTCCAGTACCAACACTATAAGGACTTTCTGAAAAACCTGGTTTGTTAGAGTTTATAACTTCTGTATATTGGCCGTAAACAGCAGAAAAACCAAAGAATAAGCATACAATAAAGAGTTGTAAAGAGTGGTTTTTCATTACTAAAAGAATGATTTTAATTTAAAAATTTAATTACAAAACAAACATAGCACAAAAATGCTGTTATTAAAAGCATTGCTCCCTTTTTTACCTTTATAAAAGTTTTGTAGTTTGTTAACGTTAGATTTGTTCGCAAATTGTTATTTTTGAAGTATTTTTTAACACTATTTATTACATGGGTTTATTAAAGTTTATATTCTTTGCGTTATTATTTTATTACGGATTTAAGTTTTTAGCAAGATTATTTGCACCTTTTTTAATTAAAAAAGTAGCAGATACCATGCAAAAAAAAGCTGAAGAACAATTTGGAGGACAGCAAGCAAAAAATAGTGTAAAAGAAGGAGAAACCATAATTGATAAAGCTCCAAGAAATAGCACACAAAGCAAAAACTCTGTGGGAGAATATGTAGATTTCGAAGAAATAGATTAAGTAACTTCTATTTATTTTGAGGCACTTTTATCAACCAAAAAAGTTCAATTTTTTAAATTAAGCATTTGAAACTTAAAAAAATATTTCCATATCTTGTAGCAATTCTAATCTTTATAATTGCCTCTTTATTATATTTTCATCCTGTTTTAAAAGGACAAAAAATAGCACAGTCAGATATTACCCAATTTCAGGGAATGGCTAAAGAAATTACCGATTTTAGAGTCGATAAAAACACAGAACCTTATTGGACAGGCGCTTCTTTTAGTGGAATGCCAGCCTATCAAATAAGTGCGTATTATCCATTCGATTTTGTAAGAACTTTAGACAGAACATTACGTTTTTTACCAAGACCTGCAGATTATACTTTTCTGTATTTTTTAAGTTTTTTTGTGTTGATGATGGCACTAAAAGTAGAATGGCGTTTGGCAGTTTTAGGCGCACTTTCCTTTGGGTTTTCCACCTATTTAATTATCATTTTTATTCCTGGGCATAATTCTAAAGCACACGCAATTGCATATATGCCTTTGGTTTTAGCTGGATTTTTGTGGGTTTTTCAACGAAAATATGTGTTAGGTTTTATTGTTACAGGTTTGGCAATGGCTTTAGAAATTTATACAAACCACATTCAAATGACCTATTATTTAGGTTTTTGTTTGCTGATTTTAGGTATTGTAGAGTTGATAAACGCCATCAAAGAAAATGTTTTACCAGTATTTATAAAACAAGCGGCTGTAATTTTAGCGGCTGTAATTTTAGGAATTGGCGCAAATGCACCCAGATTAATGGCAATGCAAGAATATTCGGAATTTAGTACAAGAGGAAAATCTGAATTAACCATAAATGCTGATGGTAGTAAAAAAGAAGCAACGAAAGGTTTAGACAAAGCCTACATTACACAATATAGTTATGCAAAATTAGAAACTTTTAATTTGTTTATTCCACGTTTTATGGGTGGAGGAACTGTGGAAGAATTGGATGATAATTCTAATTTTTACAATTATTTTGAAGAATTACATGGGAGAAAAGCAGCAGATGATTACTCTAAACAAGTACTAACTTATTGGGGAGATCAACCCATTATTGAAGCACCTGCGTATATTGGTGCAGTTATTTTCTTCTTATTTTTTCTTGGGATATTTTTGGTAAAAGGACGCCTAAAACAATGGTTAGTTGCTGCAACTATATTTTCAATTTTGTTAAGTTGGGGTAGAAATTTAGAGTTTTTAACCAACTTTTTTATCGATTATATTCCATTATATAATAAGTTTAGAGCAGTTTCTTCCATACAAGTTATTGCAGAATTATGTGTGCCAATTTTAGGAGTTTTGGCGTTAAAAGAATTTTTCTCTGCTAAAATTTCATCCGAAGAAAAAATAGAAAGTTTAAAAAAAGCAGTTTATGTTTTTGGAAGTTTAATTATTGTTGGATTTTTTTTAGCACATTTTTCGTCTTCTTTTGAAGGTTTAAGAGATGGTAATTATAGTGAATTACCTGGTTTAATTGATGCAGTTATTGCAGATAGAAAATCGATGTTATTAATGGACACTATACGTTCTTTAATTTTGATGATATTAGCTGCTGGCGTTTTATGGTTTTTCTTAAAAGGCAAACTAAAACAACATATTGCAGTAATTGGTTTGGTACTTTTTATATTGTTCGATTTAATTTCGGTCAACAAAAATTACGTAAACGAATCTGATTTTAAACCTTCAAGAAGAGTCGATAAACCTTTTACAGCAAGCAATGCCGATAAATTAATTTTAGAGGATAAAACACATTATAGAGTTGCCAATTTTGCAAAAGACCCAATGCAAGATGGTTCAACCTCTTATTTTCATCAATCAATTGGTGGGTATCATGCTGCAAAAATGGGACGTTATCAGGAATTATTTGAGTATCAAATTGCAAAAAATAATATGGATGTGTTGAATATGTTGAACACAAAATATTTTATTGTTCCTGATAAAGAAGGCAAAGAACAAGTGCAATTAAATGAGGACGCCAATGGAAATGCTTGGTTTGTGGAAAATGTAAAAGTGGTAAATTCTGCAAACGAAGAAATGAAAGCTTTAGATTCTTTAGATACAAAAGAAGAAACTGTAATTAGGCTTTCAGAAATTGAAGAGTTTAAAAAGTGGCATCATACTGCACCAATAAGATTATTAACAAACTTTTCTTTTGAAAAAGACTCAACTGCAACTATCAATTTAACAAATTATGATGTTACAGAATTAACATATCAATCTAGTTCTACAAAAGAGCAATTTGTTGTTTTTTCTGAAATTTATTATAAAGATGGTTGGAATGCGTACATTAATGGTGAATTAACACCACATTTTAGAGTAAATTATGTTTTAAGAGGAATGCAAATTCCTGCTGGAGAAAACGAAATTGTGTTTAAATTCGAACCAAAAGTAATTCAAAAGGGAGGTATTATTTCTTTAGTTTCCTATGGTTTATTAATACTTGTTACAGTTGGTTGGTTATTTTATGATGATAAGAAAAAGAAAAAATCAGCCTTAAATGTACACTAAAATTCCACATAAAAGATATGCACATACTTTAGCATTTCTTCAAAGAGTAATGCCAGCACCTGCAACAATTTTAGATTTAGGGATTAGAAATCCATTTTCTGAAATCATGGAACAACATGGTTATACAGTTATCAATACTGAAGGAGAAGATTTAGATCTTTTACCTGAAATTGTAAAAAATCATAAAGTTGATGCTGTTACAGCCTTCGAAATTTTCGAACATTTATTAGCACCTTTTAATGTTTTACGAGCCATTGAAGCTACTAAATTAATAGCGACAATACCATTAGATTTATGGTTTGCAAAAGCCTACAGAAGCAAAACTGATAAATGGGATAGACATTATCACGAATTTGAAGATTGGCAATTTGATTGGTTGTTAGAAAAATCAGGTTGGGAAATTCAAACGAAAGAAAAATGGACAAGCCCAATTGATAAAATTGGTTTCAGACCTATTTTAAGAAAATTTACGCCAAGATATTATGCAGTATTTGCAACAAAATAATATATAATGAAGAAGAAAATTTTAATTGTAGTTGGTACAAGACCTAATTTTGTAAAAATAACTCAATTTAAAAAAGTTGCTGAGAAATACGAAAATTTAGAACTTAAAATAGTACATACAGGTCAGCATCATGATGATAAAATGTCTACTATTTTTTTAGAACAATTTGGTATTGAAGTCGATTATTTTTTAGGAATAAAAAGCACTTCCCCAAATAGTTTAATTGGCGAAATTATTATAAAGTTAGAAAGCGTAATCAATGACTATAAACCAGATTTATTACTTTGTGTTGGCGATGTAAATTCAACATTAGGAGCTGCAATTTGTGCGAATAAGTTAGGATTAAAATTAGGTCATGTAGAAAGTGGTTTAAGAAGTTTAGATCGAAAAATGCCAGAGGAAATAAACAGGATTTTAACCGATGAAATTTCTGATATTTGCTTTGTGACCGAAAAAAGTGGTATCCAAAATTTAAAAAATATTGGTAAAGAAGATGCTCAAATTGCATTTGTTGGCAATACAATGATAGATACTTTGGTTCATTTTAAAATTGAGATTGAAGCTTCTACCATTTTAAAAGATATTCAACAAGAAAAGCATCAATATATTTTAGCCACTTTACATAGACCCAGAAATGTAGATACTAAAGAAGCCCTTTTAAAAATTCTTGATTTATTTAAACAACTTACAGAGAACAATAAAGTAGTTTTCCCAATTCATCCAAGAACAAAAAGTAATTTTATAAAGTTTAATTTGTATGATTCTTTAACAGCGCTAAAAAATTTAATCATTATTGGGCCACAAAATTATTTCTCTTTTCAAAAATTGATAAAATATTCTTTTTGCGTTATTACAGATAGTGGAGGCATTCAAGAAGAAACTACTTTCTTACAGATTCCTTGCATCACTTTAAGAGAAAATACAGAAAGACCTTCAACCATAGAAGAAGGTACCAATGAATTAATGACTTTTGATACACAAAAAATTGTTCAAAAGATTCAACATATTTCTGAAGGAAACAATGGGAATAGTACAATTCCAGAATTTTGGGATGGAAATGCCACAGAAAGAATTATCCAAAAATCTTTAGAGTTTTTAGCATGAGTTACATCTGTATGATTGTTGATGGAGCATATCCTAATGATATTCGTGTTCGAAAAGAAGCAGAAGCTTTAGCTGAAAATGGTAAAAAAGTTTTAGTAGTTTGTCCAAGAAAAAAAAACGATTTAGAAACTGAAATTGTAAACAATGTAACAGTTTTTAGAATCGGAAAAAACTATAAAACAGCCAAAAAAGGGATTTACGATATCCTAGAAAGTGTTTCAAATATCAATCCTCTTTTTTACTTCGGAATTAAAAAAGCGTTTAAAAAATATAAAATTGATTATTTACATGTGCATGACTTGCCTTTGGCTGGAACAGGATTTAAATTTAAAAATAACGTAAAAAAGATCTATTTAGATTTACATGAAAACTATCCTGAAGCTTTAAGAACTTGGTTTTTGTGGAAACAAAATAGCGTTATTAAAGTAAAGAATTCTCTTTTTTTTAATTCAGAAAATTGGTCTAAAAAAGAAGAAAAATACTGTCAAAAATATGACAAAGTAATTTGCGTTGTTGAAGAAATGAAAGCAAAATTAATTGCTAAATTCAATATTGAAAAGGATAAATTAATTGTGGTTTCTAATCACGAGAAAAAGAGTTTTGCAGATAATTTTAACGAAGAAGTTGCTCAAAATATCATCAGTAAAAACGATTTTTCAATAACATATGTTGGTGGTTTTGGTCCTCATAGAGGTTTGCAAACAGCAATTGAAGCAATGCCAAAGATTGTACAAAAAGTACCAAATGCAAAATTATTTTTAATTGGGAAAGGAAGTGCAGATGTAGAAACTAAATTAAGAGATATTGTAAAAGAATTTAATGTAGAAAATTCAGTGGTTTTTGTTGGGTATAGACCCTTTAAAGAGGTCTCTACAATTATGCAAAAAACCAATGTAAACATCATTCCTCATTTGTCTAATGATCATACAGATAATACAATTCCTCATAAATTATTTCAAATAATGATGAGTAAAAGTTTGCTTTTAGTGAGTTCTTGCAAACCTTTAAAAAGAATTGTTACGAAGTATAATGCAGGTATTGTTTTTAATGCTGATGATGCCAATGATTTTGCAGAAAAAGTAATTTCAATTCATCAAAATTATGATGAATATCAAATAAAAACCCAAAATGCTTTTGATGCTGTTATGAATAAAGGAGAAAATTGGGAGAAAGAAAGTTTAAAACTATTCAATTTATACACTAACTAAAACTATTGAAAGCGCTCATCATCACATATTATTGGCCTCCAGCTGGTGGTTCTGGCGTTCAACGTTGGTTAAAATTTGCAAAATATTTGCAAGATTTTGGTATAGAACCTATAATTTATACTGTTGATAATGCCAACTATCCAAAAGAAGATATTAGTTTGGTTGATGAAATTCCGAAAGGAATTATGGTTCTAAAACAACCTATTTGGGAACCCACAGATGTATTGTTTTGGAAGAAAAAAAATCAACAGAAAAAAGATATATCAAATAGTACAAATAGTGGTTTTTTATCTTTTATAAGAGGTAATTTCTTTGTGCCTGATCCAAAAATATTTTGGGTAAAACCTTCTATTAAATATTTAGAAAAGTATTTAAAAGATCATAAAGTTGATGTAATAATTTCTACAGGTCCTCCTCATAGTATGCATTTAATTGCTGATAAATTGCATCAAAAAACAGGTATTAAATGGTTAGCAGATTTTAGAGATCCTTGGTCTAATTTGTATTATAATAAAGATTTTAAGCAATTAAATTTTGCCATCAATCAAAATAAAAAATTAGAAACCAAAATATTAAAAAATGCAAATTGTATCTTAACTGTCAGCAATTCTTTAAAAGAGGAGTTTGCAAAACAAGCAAAAAGAGTTGAAGTAATTACCAATGGTTTTGATAGTGAAGTGTTGTTGTCTGATTCCAATGAATTAGATAAGAAATTTACAATTTCGTACATTGGTTTATTACCAAAACAAAGCAATCCTACATTGTTTTTTAAAGTTTTAAATGAAATTTGTCATCAAAATAAAGCGTTTAAAAACGATTTAAAACTAAATTTTATTGGTGATATTTCTGATGAAGTAAGAGATGAAATTCAAAACAATAATTTAGTAGGTAACTCAAATTTTCTTGGCTATGTTTCTC
The DNA window shown above is from Polaribacter sp. Hel_I_88 and carries:
- a CDS encoding methyltransferase translates to MYTKIPHKRYAHTLAFLQRVMPAPATILDLGIRNPFSEIMEQHGYTVINTEGEDLDLLPEIVKNHKVDAVTAFEIFEHLLAPFNVLRAIEATKLIATIPLDLWFAKAYRSKTDKWDRHYHEFEDWQFDWLLEKSGWEIQTKEKWTSPIDKIGFRPILRKFTPRYYAVFATK
- a CDS encoding DUF4834 family protein → MGLLKFIFFALLFYYGFKFLARLFAPFLIKKVADTMQKKAEEQFGGQQAKNSVKEGETIIDKAPRNSTQSKNSVGEYVDFEEID
- a CDS encoding transporter; translation: MKNHSLQLFIVCLFFGFSAVYGQYTEVINSNKPGFSESPYSVGTGVYQFESSLFFRNMTVKPTFSRPQSLGFDMLFRTSFFLERLELNLQTSYQKDKIAFKNIFTSDYAVNGFGRFTVGAKYLVYQQEYDDKSKEIRSWKRKMAFDYKRLIPSVAIYAGLNTDMVNDIYKTGSMSPKFGLLLQNNLSSDFNIVTNVFYDKIGTDFSEISYIITGTFNFNDYWSGFVENQTVFLENQNNINIGAGLAYLYSKNLQINASGRLLMEGNTQGFYGGFGVSYRIDKHKDSYKEIDENGREINSPVSEYNKKQGSFFSRLFSVFKKKEGKNSTRKKRKRN
- a CDS encoding glycosyltransferase family 4 protein, which encodes MSYICMIVDGAYPNDIRVRKEAEALAENGKKVLVVCPRKKNDLETEIVNNVTVFRIGKNYKTAKKGIYDILESVSNINPLFYFGIKKAFKKYKIDYLHVHDLPLAGTGFKFKNNVKKIYLDLHENYPEALRTWFLWKQNSVIKVKNSLFFNSENWSKKEEKYCQKYDKVICVVEEMKAKLIAKFNIEKDKLIVVSNHEKKSFADNFNEEVAQNIISKNDFSITYVGGFGPHRGLQTAIEAMPKIVQKVPNAKLFLIGKGSADVETKLRDIVKEFNVENSVVFVGYRPFKEVSTIMQKTNVNIIPHLSNDHTDNTIPHKLFQIMMSKSLLLVSSCKPLKRIVTKYNAGIVFNADDANDFAEKVISIHQNYDEYQIKTQNAFDAVMNKGENWEKESLKLFNLYTN
- a CDS encoding glycosyltransferase family 4 protein; protein product: MKALIITYYWPPAGGSGVQRWLKFAKYLQDFGIEPIIYTVDNANYPKEDISLVDEIPKGIMVLKQPIWEPTDVLFWKKKNQQKKDISNSTNSGFLSFIRGNFFVPDPKIFWVKPSIKYLEKYLKDHKVDVIISTGPPHSMHLIADKLHQKTGIKWLADFRDPWSNLYYNKDFKQLNFAINQNKKLETKILKNANCILTVSNSLKEEFAKQAKRVEVITNGFDSEVLLSDSNELDKKFTISYIGLLPKQSNPTLFFKVLNEICHQNKAFKNDLKLNFIGDISDEVRDEIQNNNLVGNSNFLGYVSHQEAIGFQKKSQVLLLLIPNIENAQGILTGKLFEYLTANRPILAISPPNKDLQEIIENTNAGTVVNYNDEQKIKETIEGFYNQYKKGSLQVAAKNIEQYHRKQLTKKLAFIIKSLNS
- the wecB gene encoding non-hydrolyzing UDP-N-acetylglucosamine 2-epimerase; protein product: MKKKILIVVGTRPNFVKITQFKKVAEKYENLELKIVHTGQHHDDKMSTIFLEQFGIEVDYFLGIKSTSPNSLIGEIIIKLESVINDYKPDLLLCVGDVNSTLGAAICANKLGLKLGHVESGLRSLDRKMPEEINRILTDEISDICFVTEKSGIQNLKNIGKEDAQIAFVGNTMIDTLVHFKIEIEASTILKDIQQEKHQYILATLHRPRNVDTKEALLKILDLFKQLTENNKVVFPIHPRTKSNFIKFNLYDSLTALKNLIIIGPQNYFSFQKLIKYSFCVITDSGGIQEETTFLQIPCITLRENTERPSTIEEGTNELMTFDTQKIVQKIQHISEGNNGNSTIPEFWDGNATERIIQKSLEFLA
- a CDS encoding YfhO family protein; the protein is MKHLKLKKIFPYLVAILIFIIASLLYFHPVLKGQKIAQSDITQFQGMAKEITDFRVDKNTEPYWTGASFSGMPAYQISAYYPFDFVRTLDRTLRFLPRPADYTFLYFLSFFVLMMALKVEWRLAVLGALSFGFSTYLIIIFIPGHNSKAHAIAYMPLVLAGFLWVFQRKYVLGFIVTGLAMALEIYTNHIQMTYYLGFCLLILGIVELINAIKENVLPVFIKQAAVILAAVILGIGANAPRLMAMQEYSEFSTRGKSELTINADGSKKEATKGLDKAYITQYSYAKLETFNLFIPRFMGGGTVEELDDNSNFYNYFEELHGRKAADDYSKQVLTYWGDQPIIEAPAYIGAVIFFLFFLGIFLVKGRLKQWLVAATIFSILLSWGRNLEFLTNFFIDYIPLYNKFRAVSSIQVIAELCVPILGVLALKEFFSAKISSEEKIESLKKAVYVFGSLIIVGFFLAHFSSSFEGLRDGNYSELPGLIDAVIADRKSMLLMDTIRSLILMILAAGVLWFFLKGKLKQHIAVIGLVLFILFDLISVNKNYVNESDFKPSRRVDKPFTASNADKLILEDKTHYRVANFAKDPMQDGSTSYFHQSIGGYHAAKMGRYQELFEYQIAKNNMDVLNMLNTKYFIVPDKEGKEQVQLNEDANGNAWFVENVKVVNSANEEMKALDSLDTKEETVIRLSEIEEFKKWHHTAPIRLLTNFSFEKDSTATINLTNYDVTELTYQSSSTKEQFVVFSEIYYKDGWNAYINGELTPHFRVNYVLRGMQIPAGENEIVFKFEPKVIQKGGIISLVSYGLLILVTVGWLFYDDKKKKKSALNVH